The following are encoded together in the Streptomyces tsukubensis genome:
- a CDS encoding FAD-binding oxidoreductase: MSADTDSAPAPRAPSLPDGPAAEPDAGPAVESARGAAGSGSAATDDTSADTGQVDTRPANARRSGTEQADPEYAEYAEYADDGYADSIRSVTGWGRTAPTTARLIRPLSYEEAAEAVVACGAQGARGGIARGLGRAYGDAAQSAGGAVIDMTGLDRIHAVDADAGVVLCDAGVSLHRLMEVLLPLGWFVPVTPGTRYVTVGGAIGADIHGKNHHGSGSFSRHVRSLELLTADGVIRTVERGTPLFDATAGGMGLTGVILTASLRLQPVETSLMLVDTERATDLDDLMARLTAGDHRYRYSVAWIDLLARGAAMGRSVLTRGDHAPLDALPRRARRRPLAFRTVRLPAPPPFVPEGLLGRTTVGLFNEVWYRKAPVARTGELQKIPAFFHPLDGVPHWNRVYGRSGFVQYQFAVGHGNEEALRDIVELISRRRCPSFLAVLKRFGEGDPGWLSFPVPGWTLALDIPARLPGLGAFLDELDGRVAEAGGRVYLAKDSRLRPELLEAMYPRLADFRALRAELDPRSVFTSDLSRRLAL; encoded by the coding sequence ATGTCCGCCGACACTGACTCCGCCCCCGCGCCCCGGGCGCCCTCCCTCCCCGACGGCCCGGCCGCGGAACCGGACGCGGGACCGGCCGTGGAATCGGCCCGAGGCGCCGCCGGGAGCGGGTCGGCCGCCACGGACGACACGTCCGCGGACACCGGGCAGGTGGACACCCGGCCCGCGAACGCCCGACGCTCGGGCACCGAGCAAGCAGACCCCGAGTACGCCGAGTACGCCGAGTACGCCGACGACGGGTACGCGGACTCCATCAGGTCGGTCACCGGCTGGGGCCGCACGGCACCCACCACCGCGCGGCTGATCAGGCCCCTGTCGTACGAGGAGGCAGCGGAGGCCGTCGTGGCCTGCGGGGCGCAGGGGGCGCGCGGAGGTATCGCGCGGGGGCTCGGGCGGGCGTACGGAGACGCGGCGCAGAGTGCGGGCGGCGCCGTGATCGACATGACGGGGCTCGACAGGATCCACGCCGTCGACGCAGACGCCGGGGTCGTCCTCTGTGACGCGGGCGTCAGCCTGCACCGGCTGATGGAGGTGCTGCTGCCGCTCGGCTGGTTCGTGCCGGTGACACCGGGGACCCGCTACGTGACGGTGGGCGGGGCGATCGGCGCCGACATCCACGGCAAGAACCACCACGGTTCCGGCTCCTTCTCCCGCCACGTCCGCTCGCTGGAACTGCTCACCGCGGACGGCGTGATCCGTACGGTCGAGCGGGGCACCCCGCTGTTCGACGCGACGGCGGGCGGCATGGGCCTGACCGGGGTGATCCTCACGGCGTCGCTGCGGCTCCAGCCCGTCGAGACGTCCCTGATGCTGGTGGACACGGAACGCGCCACCGACCTCGACGACCTGATGGCCCGACTCACCGCGGGCGACCACCGCTACCGCTACTCGGTCGCCTGGATCGACCTCCTCGCGCGCGGCGCGGCCATGGGCCGCTCCGTCCTCACCCGCGGCGATCACGCCCCACTGGACGCGCTCCCCCGCCGCGCCCGGCGGAGGCCTCTCGCCTTCCGCACGGTGCGGCTGCCCGCGCCGCCTCCCTTCGTGCCCGAGGGACTGCTCGGCCGCACCACGGTGGGGCTGTTCAACGAGGTCTGGTACCGCAAGGCGCCCGTGGCGAGGACCGGCGAACTACAGAAGATCCCCGCCTTCTTCCACCCGCTCGACGGGGTGCCGCACTGGAACCGCGTGTACGGCCGCAGCGGCTTCGTGCAGTACCAGTTCGCGGTGGGCCACGGCAACGAGGAGGCGCTGCGCGACATCGTGGAACTCATCTCACGGCGCCGCTGTCCCTCGTTCCTCGCCGTCCTGAAACGGTTCGGCGAGGGCGACCCCGGCTGGCTGTCCTTCCCCGTTCCCGGCTGGACGCTCGCCCTCGACATCCCGGCCCGGCTGCCCGGCCTCGGCGCCTTCCTCGACGAGCTGGACGGGCGCGTCGCCGAGGCGGGCGGCCGGGTCTACCTCGCCAAGGACTCGCGGCTGCGGCCCGAACTGCTCGAAGCGATGTATCCGCGCCTCGCCGACTTCCGCGCCCTGCGCGCCGAACTCGACCCGCGCTCGGTCTTCACCTCGGACCTGTCCCGCCGCCTGGCCCTCTGA